Proteins encoded within one genomic window of Spirulina major PCC 6313:
- a CDS encoding PPC domain-containing protein, protein MFFIRRCAIALSCGVLIQGIADPARAQLEREPSRPVAQIPAQNSGLSVVEYKVVQELNRARSNPQRYAQWLTTLRTYYSDNQLLFPGEDPITLAEGVEALDEAIAVLQTFRPALPLDVSPGLSNASATALSAAMTGTILANNATTFTQSIGGTPSPLLLVARLLIDDGQGNRPRRQALFDPAYRIVGVACEAESGSTAQTCVITYAGSASDRIPTQITALPPVTPQVPETPEIPEVPVTPQVPETPEVPEVPVTPETPETPEIPETPQVPETPETPEIPETPEIPETPEVPSTTALPTPEDPNGSDIAAQPSTTTNPNPPPETRNPEIASLINPDPQSISQGFLLLRQGTLENNDRQYEDGSFYDEHLFEGQAGQSITIQLRSNEFDTFLAVFNESGLEILAQNDDANGESNSSVTITLPYNGIYRIFVNGYGNDDLGQYTITIR, encoded by the coding sequence ATGTTTTTCATCCGACGTTGTGCGATCGCCCTCTCTTGTGGAGTGCTCATCCAAGGCATAGCTGATCCGGCCCGCGCCCAGCTAGAGCGTGAGCCGTCCCGACCTGTTGCCCAAATCCCCGCCCAGAATTCGGGGTTATCCGTGGTCGAGTACAAAGTCGTTCAGGAGTTAAACCGGGCCCGCTCCAATCCTCAACGGTATGCCCAATGGCTCACCACCCTCCGCACCTACTACAGCGACAATCAACTCCTCTTTCCCGGTGAAGACCCCATCACCCTCGCCGAAGGGGTGGAAGCTCTCGATGAAGCGATCGCCGTCCTCCAAACCTTTCGCCCCGCCCTTCCCCTCGATGTGTCCCCCGGCTTGAGCAATGCCTCAGCCACCGCCCTCAGCGCAGCCATGACCGGCACAATCCTCGCCAACAACGCCACCACCTTCACCCAAAGCATCGGCGGCACGCCCAGCCCGCTCCTCCTTGTGGCTCGTTTACTCATTGATGATGGTCAAGGCAATCGCCCCCGCCGCCAAGCCCTCTTCGACCCTGCCTATCGGATCGTCGGCGTAGCCTGTGAGGCCGAAAGCGGCTCAACGGCCCAAACCTGCGTGATTACCTATGCCGGATCAGCGAGCGATCGCATTCCCACCCAAATCACCGCACTCCCTCCCGTTACGCCCCAAGTTCCTGAAACCCCTGAAATTCCTGAAGTTCCTGTAACGCCCCAAGTTCCCGAAACCCCTGAAGTTCCTGAAGTTCCTGTAACGCCCGAAACCCCTGAAACCCCTGAAATTCCTGAAACGCCCCAAGTTCCTGAAACCCCTGAAACGCCCGAAATTCCTGAAACGCCCGAAATTCCTGAAACCCCTGAAGTTCCCAGCACCACAGCCCTACCAACCCCCGAAGATCCCAACGGTAGCGACATTGCTGCCCAACCCAGTACCACCACCAACCCAAACCCCCCCCCCGAAACCCGCAACCCTGAAATTGCCAGCCTGATCAATCCCGATCCTCAAAGTATCTCTCAGGGTTTTCTCTTGCTCCGTCAAGGCACTCTCGAAAACAACGATCGGCAGTACGAAGATGGGAGCTTTTATGATGAACATTTATTTGAAGGGCAAGCGGGACAATCGATCACGATTCAACTCCGGAGCAATGAGTTTGATACCTTTCTCGCTGTCTTTAATGAAAGTGGTTTAGAAATTCTGGCCCAAAACGATGATGCGAATGGTGAAAGTAATTCCAGCGTTACCATTACCCTCCCCTATAACGGCATCTATCGCA
- the polA gene encoding DNA polymerase I, translated as MTSSTLLLIDGHSLAFRSYYAFAKSSSGGLRTASGIPTNVCFGFLKALLQTMQAHQPDYLAIAFDRREPTFRHELYDQYKGSRKPPPDDFLPDLENLQALLALMQIPVLTQAGYEADDILGTLARQGKAAGVGVKILSGDRDLFQLVDDHAAISILYFEHRFTKSSIAGATEYNEALVREKFGVRPDQVIDYKALCGDKSDDIPGVLGVGEKTAQKLLAQYDTLTAVYDHLDEITGAVQGRLERDRANALLSQQLATINQAVPLSVTLPDLTLPSLDRDRILPELQRLELNQLARQFDQWQQQFGSTDPSPTVEADDIAFFTYAETQAAQAVQPAAITPQIINSDTKLAALITTLQTCTDPAHPVAWDTETTGLDTHTAHLVGLGCCWGTDPDQVAYIPIGHTQGEQLSWDRVRSHLAPILTSADYPKVFQNAKFDRLVLKHHGLELNGVVFDPMLASYVLRPDGEHNLTALSHRYLGDIEAQHYSDLNIPKGQTIADQPIETIAMYCGLDAYATYQLVEPLRAELQHLPELERLFDQVELPLERVLADMESLGIRINQDYLKTLSDQLAHQLAAIETQAYEDAGEEFNLGSPKQLSQLLFETLGLSTRKSRKTKTGYSTDHATLEKLQGDHPVIDCILNYRTLSKLKSTYVDALPLLVNPDSDRIHTDFNQAVTSTGRLSSSNPNLQNIPIRSEFSRQIRQAFLPRQGWLLVAADYSQIELRILAHLSQEPILLDAYQRGDDVHAVTARLLFDTDEVTPDQRRLGKTINFGVIYGMGAQRFAREAGVSATEGREFIDRYRDRYAQVFAYLERQKRQAIALGYVETLLKRRRYFNFGDRSVTALRGSDPDAIDLESLKRLSLGDSQLLRAAANAPIQGSSADIIKIAMVNLHRALEPYRANLLLQVHDELVLEVPPDEWDSLEPLIRSVMAAALTLDVPLNVDIHAGANWMEAK; from the coding sequence TTGACCTCTTCCACGCTCCTGCTCATTGATGGCCATTCCCTCGCCTTTCGCTCCTACTACGCCTTTGCAAAAAGTAGTAGCGGCGGCCTCCGCACGGCGAGCGGCATTCCCACCAACGTCTGTTTTGGGTTCCTCAAAGCCCTCTTGCAGACAATGCAGGCCCATCAACCGGACTATTTAGCGATCGCCTTCGACCGCAGAGAACCCACCTTCCGCCACGAACTCTACGACCAGTACAAAGGCAGCCGCAAGCCCCCCCCAGACGACTTCCTCCCCGATCTTGAAAATCTCCAAGCCCTCCTCGCCCTGATGCAGATTCCGGTGCTCACCCAAGCCGGCTACGAAGCGGATGATATTTTGGGAACCCTAGCGCGGCAGGGCAAAGCCGCCGGGGTGGGGGTGAAAATTCTCAGTGGCGATCGCGATCTGTTCCAACTCGTGGATGATCACGCCGCAATCAGCATCCTTTATTTTGAACATCGATTCACAAAAAGCAGCATCGCCGGAGCCACGGAATACAACGAAGCCCTCGTGCGCGAAAAATTCGGGGTACGTCCCGATCAGGTGATCGACTACAAAGCCCTCTGTGGCGATAAATCCGATGATATTCCGGGGGTGTTGGGCGTGGGGGAAAAAACCGCCCAGAAGTTGCTCGCTCAGTACGACACCCTCACGGCGGTGTATGACCATCTCGACGAGATCACCGGGGCGGTGCAGGGACGACTAGAGCGCGATCGCGCCAACGCCCTCCTCTCCCAACAACTGGCCACCATCAATCAAGCTGTACCCCTCAGCGTCACCCTCCCCGACCTCACCCTCCCCAGCCTCGATCGCGACAGGATTCTCCCCGAACTCCAACGCCTCGAACTCAACCAACTCGCTCGACAGTTCGACCAATGGCAGCAGCAATTCGGCAGCACTGACCCCAGCCCCACGGTCGAAGCGGACGACATCGCCTTTTTTACCTACGCCGAAACCCAAGCCGCCCAAGCCGTTCAACCCGCCGCCATTACCCCCCAGATCATCAACAGCGACACCAAACTCGCCGCCCTAATCACCACACTCCAAACCTGCACCGACCCCGCCCACCCCGTCGCCTGGGACACCGAAACCACCGGCCTCGACACCCACACCGCCCACCTCGTCGGCCTAGGCTGTTGTTGGGGAACCGACCCGGATCAAGTCGCCTATATTCCCATCGGCCATACCCAGGGCGAACAATTAAGCTGGGATAGGGTGCGATCGCACCTCGCCCCCATCCTCACCAGTGCCGACTATCCGAAAGTCTTCCAAAACGCCAAATTTGACCGCCTTGTTTTGAAACATCATGGCCTGGAATTAAACGGCGTTGTGTTTGATCCCATGCTTGCCAGTTATGTGCTGCGCCCCGATGGTGAACATAATTTAACAGCCCTTTCCCACCGCTATTTAGGCGATATTGAAGCCCAACATTACAGCGATCTCAATATTCCCAAAGGTCAAACCATTGCCGATCAACCCATCGAAACAATCGCGATGTATTGCGGTTTAGATGCCTACGCCACCTATCAACTGGTGGAACCGTTGCGAGCGGAATTACAGCACCTTCCGGAACTAGAAAGGCTGTTTGATCAGGTGGAATTACCCCTAGAGCGGGTTTTGGCTGATATGGAATCCCTGGGAATTCGTATCAATCAAGACTATTTAAAAACCCTCTCCGACCAGTTAGCCCACCAACTCGCCGCCATTGAAACCCAAGCCTACGAGGATGCGGGAGAAGAGTTTAACTTAGGATCGCCCAAACAACTGAGCCAACTATTATTTGAAACCTTGGGGTTAAGTACCCGTAAAAGTCGAAAAACAAAAACCGGGTATTCCACGGATCACGCCACCTTGGAAAAATTACAGGGGGATCATCCGGTGATTGATTGCATTTTGAACTATCGCACCTTGTCAAAGTTGAAGTCTACCTATGTGGATGCGTTGCCCCTGTTGGTGAACCCGGACAGCGATCGCATCCATACGGATTTTAACCAAGCCGTTACCAGTACCGGGCGGCTCTCTTCCTCTAACCCCAACCTGCAAAACATCCCGATCCGCAGCGAATTTTCCCGCCAAATTCGCCAAGCCTTCCTTCCCCGTCAGGGCTGGCTCCTCGTCGCGGCGGACTATTCCCAAATCGAACTGCGCATCCTCGCCCACCTCAGCCAAGAACCGATCCTCCTCGATGCTTACCAACGCGGCGATGATGTCCATGCGGTGACGGCGCGGCTCCTGTTTGACACAGACGAGGTGACCCCCGATCAGCGGCGGTTGGGGAAAACGATTAATTTTGGGGTGATTTATGGCATGGGGGCGCAGCGGTTTGCGCGCGAAGCAGGGGTGAGTGCGACGGAGGGGCGCGAGTTTATCGACCGTTATCGCGATCGCTATGCCCAGGTGTTCGCCTATTTAGAACGCCAAAAACGCCAAGCGATCGCCCTCGGTTATGTGGAAACCCTCCTCAAACGGCGACGCTATTTTAATTTTGGCGATCGCTCCGTCACCGCCCTCCGGGGCAGTGATCCCGATGCGATCGATCTAGAGTCCCTCAAACGCCTGTCCCTGGGTGATTCTCAACTGCTCCGCGCCGCCGCCAACGCCCCGATCCAAGGCTCCAGCGCCGACATCATCAAAATCGCCATGGTCAACCTCCATCGCGCCCTCGAACCCTACCGCGCCAACCTCCTCCTCCAAGTCCATGATGAACTCGTCCTCGAAGTTCCCCCCGACGAATGGGACAGCCTTGAACCCCTAATCCGCTCCGTCATGGCCGCCGCGTTAACCCTAGATGTTCCCCTCAATGTAGACATCCACGCTGGCGCAAACTGGATGGAGGCGAAATAA